In Hyperolius riggenbachi isolate aHypRig1 chromosome 10, aHypRig1.pri, whole genome shotgun sequence, a genomic segment contains:
- the LOC137534709 gene encoding zinc finger protein 664-like, which produces MKVEFKEEEEMYVRSDLSMEEDDMMKTIKAEEEVHVTSDQQCTEVGAVLRTIKEEKETYVRGDQQSTEESVIMRTIKEEEETDTYVRIDQQSTEEGIIMRTIKEEEEETYVRSDHKSVEKDELMRTIKVEKSLHIGTDGHYVRNPPKEHLISCPDDDAEDNGTKRYSPGKNEITQHKPNNAKQIHGSDDSDSDKSHIITNTNSTFHSEDQSNNPSTLKESSVLKKNQTSKSNFQCSECGKCFTQKRNLLAHLRIHTGERPFSCSVCGKGFAYKGPLHRHQRTHTGEKPFSCSECEKCFAGQSSLLAHQKTHTGERPFPCLDCGNTFTDKSALVTHQRTHTGERPYACSECGKCFSVKGTLNVHQRTHTGERPFSCLECGKCFAWKQTLHTHQKKHAQTL; this is translated from the exons ATGAAAGTGGagtttaaagaagaagaagagatgtatgtgaggagtgatctgtCTATGGAGGAGGATGACATGATGAAGACAATTAAAGCAGAAGAAGAGGTACATGTTACGAGTGATCAGCAGTGTACAGAGGTTGGTGCAGTATTGAGGACAatcaaagaggaaaaagagacgtatgtgaggggtgatcagcaatCTACAGAGGAGAGTGTAATAATGAGGaccattaaagaggaagaagaaacagATACATATGTGAGGATTGATCAGCAGTCTACGGAGGAGGGTATAATAATGAGGacgattaaagaggaagaagaagagacatatgtgaggagtgaccaTAAGTCTGTGGAGAAGGATGAACTAATGAGGACAATCAAAGTAGAAAAATCTCTGCATATTGGAACAG ATGGACACTATGTCAGAAACCCCCCGAAGGAACATCTTATCTCGTGTCCAGATGATGATGCAGAAGATAATGGCACTAAACGATATTCTCCAGGAAAAAATGAAATTACTCAACATAAGCCTAACAATGCTAAACAAATACATGGATCAGATGATTCTGACTCTGATAAGTCACATATTATCACAAATACCAATTCCACATTTCACAGTGAGGATCAGTCAAACAACCCATCTACTCTGAAGGAGTCCTCTGTGCTTAAGAAAAACCAAACAAGTAAGAGTAATTttcaatgttcagagtgtgggaaatgtttcactcagAAAAGAAACCTCCTTGCGCACCTGAGAATCCACACAGGTGAGCGTCCATTTTCATGTTCAGTATGTGGGAAAGGCTTTGCTTATAAAGGACCTCTTCATAGGCACcaaagaactcacactggtgaaaagcctttTTCTTGCTCagaatgtgagaaatgttttgctgGACAAAGCAGCCTTCTTGCACACCAGAAGACCCACACAGGTGAACGCCCATTTCCATGTCTAGACTGCGGAAACACTTTTACTGACAAATCGGCTCTTGTCACACATCAGAGGACTCACACTGGTGAGCGCCCTTAtgcgtgttcagagtgtgggaaatgtttcagtgtgAAAGGAACCCTTAATGTAcaccagagaactcacacaggggagaggcctttttcatgtttagaatgtgggaaatgttttgcctgGAAACAAACTCTTCACACGCATCAGAAAAAACACGCGCAAACTCTCTGA